Proteins found in one Mixophyes fleayi isolate aMixFle1 chromosome 8, aMixFle1.hap1, whole genome shotgun sequence genomic segment:
- the ELOVL1 gene encoding very long chain fatty acid elongase 1, which yields MEVVLSQWTQRYHEFMKGSDPRISHYPLMHSPFLPMSILVGYVFFVLSLGPRIMANRKAFDLKPLMVVYNFSLVALSAYIVYEFLMSGWLTGYTWRCDPVDESHSPMALRMVQVAWLFLFSKFIELLDTVFFVLRKKNGQITFLHIFHHSVLPLSWWWGVKFGPGGMGSFHAMINSLVHVIMYFYYGLSAAGPQFQKYLWWKKHMTAIQLIQFVLVSIHITQYYFMPSCDYQFPIFIHLIWIYGTVFFILFSNFWYQAYTKGRRLPKAGAASNGAVHQNGKAKNGKAKAN from the exons ATGGAGGTCGTACTATCGCAGTGGACGCAGCGCTATCATGAGTTCATGAAGGGGTCAG ATCCAAGAATAAGTCATTACCCCCTCATGCACTCTCCCTTCCTGCCCATGTCCATTCTGGTGGGGTATGTCTTCTTTGTGCTGTCCCTGGGGCCTCGAATCATGGCCAACCGGAAGGCCTTTGACCTCAAGCCGTTGATGGTGGTTTATAATTTCAGCCTGGTGGCCCTCTCTGCTTACATAGTATACGAG TTCCTTATGTCGGGCTGGTTGACTGGTTACACCTGGCGGTGTGATCCTGTAGATGAGTCTCATTCTCCGATGGCCCTACGG ATGGTACAAGTGGCGTGGCTCTTCTTGTTCTCTAAATTTATTGAACTGCTTGATACA GTTTTCTTTGTGTTGAGGAAAAAAAACGGTCAGATCACGTTCTTGCACATCTTCCATCACTCGGTCCTGCCCCTGAGCTGGTGGTGGGGAGTCAAGTTCGGTCCAG GTGGTATGGGATCTTTCCACGCCATGATCAATTCTCTGGTCCACGTCATCATGTACTTCTACTACGGACTGTCTGCTGCCGGGCCCCAATTCCAGAAGTACCTGTGGTGGAAGAAGCACATGACGGCCATCCAGCTG ATCCAGTTTGTGTTGGTCTCCATCCACATTACTCAGTATTACTTCATGCCCAGCTGTGACTATCAGTTCCCCATCTTCATCCATCTCATTTGGATCTACGGCACAGTCTTCTTCATCCTGTTTTCCAATTTCTGGTACCAGGCATACACCAAAGGAAGACGCCTCCCCAAGGCCGGCGCCGCTTCCAACGGAGCAGTTCATCAGAACGGCAAAGCTAAGAACGGCAAGGCCAAGGCAAACTAG
- the CDC20 gene encoding cell division cycle protein 20 homolog → MAQFVFENDLNSILKLDAPIPNAPLARWQRKAKEGSCSSANTSMNNSIISPMKAANRSHSSSKTPSKTPGKLQGKTQGTPSRAGGDRYIPNRSTMQMDVASFLLSKENEPIDQSPTKKEQQKAWAVNLNGFDMEDAKILRLGGKSLNAPEGYQNNLKVLYSQKTTPGSSKKSGRYIPSMPDRVLDAPEIRNDYYVNLIDWSSQNLLAVALNDSVYLWNYLSGDIILLMQMENSEEYISSVSWIKEGNYLAVGTSNSEVQLWDVQQQKRLRNMVSHSSRVGALSWNNHILSSGSRTGHIHHHDVRVAQHHVATLTGHTQEVCGLKWSPDGRYLASGANDNLVNIWPCNQGDSGEYTPVQTFTQHQGAIKAVAWCPWQSNVLATGGGTSDRHIRIWNVCSGACLNAVDTHSQVCSILWSTSYKELISGHGFAQNQLVIWKYPTMTRVTELKGHSARVLNLAMSPDGSTVASAAADETLRLWKCFEVDPVAKKEKEKTRSSKSIIHQSIR, encoded by the exons ATGGCGCAGTTTGTATTTGAAAACGATCTCAACAGTATTCTAAAGCTGGATGCACCGATCCCGAATGCACCACTTGCAAGATGGCAGCGGAAAGCAAAGGAGGGCAGCTGCTCCTCTGCAAATACATCCATGAATAATAGTATTATATCTCCTATGAAGGCTGCAAACCGGTCTCACAGCTCCAGCAAGACCCCGTCAAAAACCCCAG GCAAATTGCAAGGTAAAACGCAGGGCACACCATCCAGAGCGGGCGGTGATCGGTATATTCCCAACCGGAGCACAATGCAGATGGATGTCGCCAGCTTTCTACTGAGCAAGGAGAATGAACCAATTGATCAGTCTCCCACAAAAAAG GAGCAGCAGAAAGCTTGGGCGGTCAACCTTAATGGATTTGATATGGAAGATGCAAAAATCTTGCGGCTTGGTGGGAAATCTCTGAATGCCCCTGAAG GTTATCAGAACAACTTGAAGGTCCTGTACAGCCAAAAAACAACCCCTGGTTCCAGCAAAAAGTCTGGCAGATACATCCCTTCAATGCCTGACCGAGTCCTGGACGCTCCAGAGATCAGGAATGACTACT ACGTAAATCTGATTGACTGGAGCTCCCAGAACCTGCTGGCTGTAGCACTGAATGACTCCGTCTATCTGTGGAACTACCTGAGTGGGGACATTATTCTGTTGATGCAGATGGAGAACTCCGAGGAGTATATCTCGTCTGTCTCTTGGATCAAAGAAGGAAATTATCTGGCAGTAGGGACTAGTAATTCTGAAGTGCAG CTCTGGGACGTTCAGCAGCAGAAGCGTCTCCGGAATATGGTCAGTCACTCGTCTCGTGTTGGTGCTCTCAGCTGGAACAACCATATTCTCTCCAG TGGATCCCGGACGGGTCACATCCATCACCATGACGTCCGGGTCGCTCAGCATCATGTGGCTACGCTCACcggtcatacacaggaagtctGCGGGCTGAAATGGTCACCGGATGGCCGCTATCTAGCCAGTGGGGCAAATGATAACTTGGTGAACATCTGGCCCTGTAACCAGGGAGATTCTGGGGAGTATACACCTGTACAAACCTTCACACAACACCAAGGTGCCATTAAG GCTGTGGCCTGGTGCCCATGGCAGTCCAATGTCTTGGCGACTGGTGGTGGAACGAGTGACCGACACATCAGAATCTGGAACGTGTGCTCTGGAGCGTGCTTAAATGCTGTGGACACCCACTCCCAG GTCTGTTCTATTTTGTGGTCCACAAGCTACAAAGAATTGATTTCTGGGCACGGGTTTGCCCAGAACCAGCTGGTGATCTGGAAATATCCTACAATGACCAGAGTCACAGAATTAAAAG GACACAGCGCTCGGGTCCTCAACCTGGCTATGAGTCCGGACGGCTCCACCGTGGCTTCTGCAGCAGCAGATGAGACCCTCCGGCTGTGGAAATGCTTTGAGGTGGATCCTGTTGCAAAGAAGGAAAAGGAGAAGACGCGCAGCAGCAAAAGCATCATCCACCAGAGCATCCGCTGA